One part of the uncultured Bacteroides sp. genome encodes these proteins:
- a CDS encoding helix-turn-helix transcriptional regulator has protein sequence MKDRIEAIMKREHMTPSSFAESIEIQRSTLTHILRGRNNPSLDVVMKIHQRFKYVNLDWLLYGNGNMINQEKTSDDLQRSLFDENEEIKSVPQADLEYRKEMPLKTTETTHKEPVKEEIRYIEKPPRKITEIRIFFDDNTFEIFKGEKMPF, from the coding sequence ATGAAAGATAGAATTGAAGCTATAATGAAAAGAGAGCATATGACTCCTTCTTCATTTGCTGAAAGTATAGAAATTCAGCGATCTACATTAACTCACATTTTACGAGGTAGGAATAATCCGAGTTTAGATGTAGTTATGAAAATTCATCAACGATTTAAATACGTGAATTTGGATTGGCTTCTTTATGGAAATGGAAATATGATAAACCAAGAGAAAACATCTGATGATTTACAACGCTCTTTATTTGACGAGAATGAAGAAATCAAGTCCGTTCCTCAGGCTGATTTAGAATATCGCAAGGAAATGCCATTAAAAACGACCGAAACAACACATAAAGAGCCTGTAAAAGAAGAGATTAGGTATATAGAAAAGCCTCCAAGAAAAATCACTGAAATAAGAATTTTCTTTGATGATAATACATTTGAGATCTTTAAAGGTGAAAAAATGCCCTTCTAA
- the holA gene encoding DNA polymerase III subunit delta: MAKKEYTYEDIISDIKAKQYKPIYYLMGEEPYYIDLISDYLTQNVLTDTEKEFNLTVVYGADTDIATIINAAKRYPMMSEYQVVVVKEAQSVRNIEELSYYLQKPLSSTILVICHKHGVLDRRKKLAAEIDKAGVLFESKKLKDTMLPGFITSYLKRKGVDIEQKSSEMIADFVGSDLSRLTGELEKLIITLPLAQKRITPELIEKNIGISKDYNNFELKNALIEKDIFKANQIIKYFAENPKTNPIQATLSLLFNFYSNLMLAYYAPEKSEQGIAQQLGLKTSWQSKDYIKAMHKYNGVKVMQIIGEIRNYDAKSKGVGNTNMNDGELLRELVYKILH; the protein is encoded by the coding sequence ATGGCAAAAAAGGAATATACATACGAAGATATTATTAGCGATATTAAGGCAAAGCAATACAAACCCATATATTATTTAATGGGAGAAGAGCCTTATTATATTGATCTGATATCCGACTATCTTACTCAAAATGTTCTTACTGATACTGAAAAAGAGTTTAATTTAACCGTAGTGTATGGTGCTGATACTGATATAGCTACTATAATAAATGCTGCAAAAAGATATCCAATGATGTCTGAATATCAAGTTGTTGTAGTTAAGGAGGCACAAAGTGTAAGAAACATTGAGGAACTTTCATACTACCTTCAAAAGCCATTAAGCTCTACAATCCTTGTTATTTGTCATAAACATGGTGTGCTTGACAGACGAAAAAAACTTGCAGCTGAAATTGATAAAGCAGGTGTCCTCTTTGAATCTAAAAAATTAAAGGACACTATGCTTCCAGGGTTTATAACTTCATATCTAAAACGCAAAGGGGTAGACATTGAGCAAAAGTCATCCGAGATGATTGCCGACTTTGTAGGGTCCGATCTGAGCCGTCTTACAGGCGAACTTGAGAAGTTAATAATCACCCTGCCATTAGCGCAAAAGCGTATTACACCTGAGTTAATTGAAAAAAATATAGGAATAAGCAAAGACTATAATAACTTCGAATTAAAGAATGCATTAATAGAAAAGGATATTTTCAAAGCTAATCAGATAATAAAATATTTTGCAGAAAATCCAAAAACAAATCCAATACAAGCTACTCTGTCTCTTCTTTTCAATTTCTATTCTAATTTAATGTTAGCCTATTATGCTCCTGAAAAATCGGAACAAGGAATAGCTCAGCAATTAGGATTAAAAACTTCGTGGCAATCTAAAGATTATATTAAAGCTATGCACAAATATAATGGAGTAAAAGTAATGCAGATTATAGGAGAGATAAGAAATTATGACGCAAAATCAAAAGGAGTGGGTAATACTAATATGAATGACGGAGAGCTACTTAGAGAATTAGTGTATAAAATTCTGCATTAA
- a CDS encoding AMP nucleosidase — MKTKQEIVANWLPRYTKRSLEDFGEYILLTNFNKYVEIFAEQCNVPVLGRDANMTSATADGITIINFGMGSPNAAIIMDLLGAIHPKACLFLGKCGGIGKKNQLGDLILPIAAIRGEGTSNDYFPPEVPALPAFMLQRAVSSAIRDYARDYWTGTVYTTNRRIWEHDEEFKEYLLKTRAMAVDMETATLFTTGFANHIPTGALLLVSDQPMTPEGIKTDKSDNMVTQNFVHEHVEIGIASLKMIIDEKKTVKHLKFDK; from the coding sequence ATGAAAACGAAGCAAGAAATTGTTGCAAATTGGCTTCCCCGTTACACAAAACGTTCGTTGGAAGACTTTGGAGAATACATTCTATTGACAAATTTCAATAAATATGTAGAGATATTTGCAGAACAATGTAACGTTCCAGTTCTTGGAAGAGATGCAAATATGACTTCTGCAACTGCAGATGGAATCACTATTATTAACTTTGGAATGGGAAGTCCAAACGCTGCCATTATTATGGATTTGCTCGGTGCCATACACCCAAAAGCATGCCTTTTCCTGGGTAAATGTGGTGGTATTGGTAAGAAAAATCAGTTAGGTGACCTAATACTTCCTATAGCTGCAATTAGAGGAGAAGGAACATCTAATGATTATTTTCCTCCTGAAGTTCCTGCTTTACCGGCATTTATGCTGCAACGTGCAGTTTCTTCAGCAATCCGTGATTACGCACGAGATTATTGGACAGGCACAGTCTATACAACCAATAGAAGAATTTGGGAACATGACGAGGAATTCAAAGAATATCTTCTTAAGACTCGCGCAATGGCTGTTGATATGGAAACTGCAACTCTTTTCACTACAGGATTTGCCAATCATATCCCAACAGGTGCACTACTGCTTGTTTCCGACCAACCAATGACTCCCGAAGGAATTAAAACTGATAAAAGCGATAATATGGTAACCCAAAACTTCGTTCACGAACATGTAGAAATAGGGATCGCATCGCTTAAAATGATTATAGATGAGAAGAAGACTGTTAAGCATCTAAAATTCGATAAATAA
- a CDS encoding type I restriction enzyme HsdR N-terminal domain-containing protein → MLLLNLPKYETKIAIRDGKKVIFDVIRRRYVALTPEEWVRQHFVHFLIDQKGYPVSLMANEVLLNLNGTKKRCDTVLYKRDLMARMIIEYKAPQIEITQAVFNQITNYNFVLKVDYLIVSNGINHYCCKMDYANHTYTFLEDIPDYNLL, encoded by the coding sequence ATGTTATTGTTAAACCTACCAAAGTATGAGACTAAAATAGCCATACGAGATGGAAAAAAAGTAATTTTTGATGTAATTAGGCGACGATATGTTGCACTTACCCCTGAAGAATGGGTACGTCAGCACTTTGTTCACTTTCTTATTGATCAAAAAGGCTACCCTGTTTCATTAATGGCTAATGAGGTATTATTGAATCTGAACGGAACAAAAAAGCGCTGTGACACCGTGCTTTACAAACGTGATCTTATGGCCCGTATGATTATAGAATATAAAGCTCCGCAAATAGAAATTACGCAAGCTGTATTTAATCAGATAACAAATTATAATTTTGTTCTGAAAGTCGATTATTTAATTGTTAGCAATGGAATTAATCATTACTGCTGTAAAATGGATTATGCAAATCATACATACACATTTTTAGAGGATATACCAGATTATAATCTTCTTTAA
- a CDS encoding C4-type zinc ribbon domain-containing protein has protein sequence MAKEAKNEPKELTVEQKLKALYQLQTMLSEIDKIKTLRGELPLEVQDLEDEVAGLNTRIEKIKLEISELKSSIAAKKIEIEAAKASVEKYKAQQENVRNNREFDFLSKEIEFQTLEIELCEKRIKEFTAEEKEKSEEVANSIVVLEEREKDLSVKKNELDEIISETKQEEEKLREKAKVLETTIEPRLLQAFKRIRKNSRNGLGIVYVQRDACGGCFNKIPPQRQMDIRMRKKIIVCEYCGRVMIDPELAGVEL, from the coding sequence ATGGCTAAAGAAGCAAAAAATGAACCGAAAGAATTAACGGTAGAACAGAAACTAAAGGCATTGTATCAATTACAAACAATGCTTTCAGAAATTGATAAGATCAAAACTCTTAGAGGTGAACTTCCTCTTGAAGTACAAGATCTTGAAGATGAAGTTGCCGGTCTGAATACTCGTATTGAAAAGATTAAACTTGAAATTAGCGAGCTTAAATCTTCTATTGCTGCAAAGAAAATTGAGATCGAAGCAGCTAAGGCTTCTGTAGAAAAATACAAAGCTCAGCAAGAAAACGTACGCAATAACCGTGAGTTTGACTTCTTATCTAAAGAAATAGAGTTCCAGACTTTGGAAATCGAACTTTGCGAAAAGAGAATAAAAGAATTCACTGCCGAAGAAAAAGAAAAAAGCGAAGAAGTAGCAAACAGCATCGTAGTTTTGGAAGAAAGAGAGAAAGATTTGTCCGTTAAGAAAAATGAGCTGGATGAAATTATCTCAGAAACAAAACAAGAAGAAGAAAAACTTAGAGAGAAAGCTAAAGTTCTGGAAACTACAATTGAACCTCGTTTACTTCAGGCATTTAAACGTATTCGTAAGAACTCACGCAATGGTTTAGGTATTGTATATGTACAGCGTGATGCTTGTGGTGGTTGTTTTAACAAGATTCCACCTCAGAGACAAATGGATATTCGTATGCGCAAGAAAATCATTGTTTGTGAATACTGTGGTAGAGTTATGATTGACCCTGAATTAGCAGGAGTTGAATTATAA
- a CDS encoding Nif3-like dinuclear metal center hexameric protein translates to MKIKEIVSALERFAPLPLQDGFDNAGLQIGLTEAEATGALLCLDVTESVIDEAIALGYNLVISHHPLIFKGYKSITGKDYVERCILKAIKNDIVVYSAHTNLDNAFGGVNFKIAEKIGLKNVKILSCKEESLLKLVTFVPAEQAEKVRHALFNAGCGNIGNYDSCSYNLEGEGTFRAQEGTHPFCGKVGELHKEKEIRIETILPSFKKNAVIRALIAAHPYEEPAFDLYSLKNSWSQTGSGVVGELEFPETELDFLKRIKKTFEVGCLKHNKLTGKLISKIALCGGAGAFLLSEAINQKANAFITGEIRYHDYFGHENDILMAEIGHYESEQYTKEIFYTLLKGIFPNIEIQISKINTNPIKYL, encoded by the coding sequence ATGAAAATAAAGGAAATAGTAAGCGCCCTTGAAAGGTTCGCGCCTCTGCCATTGCAAGACGGTTTTGATAATGCCGGCTTACAAATCGGGCTGACAGAAGCGGAAGCAACAGGGGCTTTGTTGTGTCTTGACGTTACTGAATCTGTTATTGATGAAGCAATTGCGTTGGGGTACAATCTTGTTATATCACATCATCCGCTCATATTTAAGGGATATAAGTCTATCACAGGCAAAGATTATGTAGAACGTTGTATTCTGAAAGCTATTAAAAATGATATAGTAGTTTATTCTGCACATACCAATCTAGACAATGCTTTTGGAGGAGTTAATTTTAAAATTGCAGAAAAAATAGGGCTGAAGAATGTGAAGATCCTTTCTTGTAAAGAGGAATCTTTACTTAAATTGGTAACTTTTGTACCGGCTGAGCAAGCTGAAAAAGTGCGCCATGCTCTGTTTAATGCTGGTTGTGGCAACATAGGCAACTATGATTCATGCAGTTACAATTTAGAAGGAGAGGGGACTTTCCGGGCTCAGGAAGGGACACATCCATTTTGCGGTAAAGTAGGAGAATTACATAAAGAAAAAGAGATTCGTATAGAAACAATTCTTCCTTCTTTTAAAAAAAATGCGGTAATAAGAGCACTAATTGCCGCGCATCCTTATGAGGAACCTGCATTTGATCTTTATTCGTTAAAAAACTCATGGTCTCAAACAGGATCTGGAGTGGTAGGAGAATTAGAATTTCCGGAAACGGAACTGGATTTCCTGAAACGCATAAAAAAAACATTTGAAGTTGGATGTTTAAAGCATAATAAACTAACTGGTAAGCTTATAAGTAAAATTGCATTATGTGGAGGGGCAGGGGCTTTTCTTCTTTCAGAGGCCATAAACCAGAAAGCTAATGCATTTATTACAGGAGAAATTCGTTATCACGACTATTTTGGTCATGAAAACGATATTCTGATGGCCGAAATTGGTCATTATGAAAGTGAACAGTATACAAAAGAAATTTTTTATACCTTATTAAAGGGTATATTTCCAAATATTGAGATTCAAATTAGTAAAATAAATACCAATCCCATAAAATATTTATAA